Proteins from one Brevibacillus humidisoli genomic window:
- a CDS encoding ATP-dependent helicase — MRVAQIDDQIICLREDAYQHIPEWRILAAQGKVICPKCRDRLSLVAGISDEPRFIHHQRSHANCQAELVEEESLDRSYGTPADQSLSQTETAAAAETEDAPLLAENDAISVRSRFQLPKNRVIHTEPAVSATADRADQAKRFRRRLSPRTGVVALTNKLDDTFHPQQRQAITTTEGPLLILAGAGSGKTRVMTARTAHLIQHKGIDPRSIMVVTFTTKAADEIRRRLAEKLSVQQAKALVAGTFHGLFYRMLLHHDPRSWDQRRLLKQDWQKARLLRESGLLSSSDTIMSEAEVLAALAVISRWKNECILPDSLGSLSPVSDEEARARDLYPLYAQAKQRSGWFDFDDMLLGCYHLLRDHPAIRNQYQQRIAYIMIDEFQDINRVQYETVKLLASPQNNLCVIGDDDQSIYGFRGSDPQYILGFTRDYPEAKTITLEVNYRSRSLIVSLGYSLIGNNRTRWKKELQGYHQEEGNCILFQPEDEEEQAARIVDEISSLAQKGVPLEEIAILFRTYDSSRPLLERLMQAEIPVSFIREGEPFYQRQAVRWALGYLRLALDHDDQDALREILQTLYISADQWNLIRSQAILHDTSLLDVLPTLQHLKPYQRKQLERVVSVLHQLPALSPKQALELVYEDLKLREYVKKRAKDRAAGEDARAVDELRQLLSAAKRHATLGAFLRHLEQMAKWEKELPASYGNSAQVQAVQLISIHRAKGLEFDNVFLLDLVEGVLPHEYAIDQLRSGNPDALEEERRLLYVAITRARHNLYLGVPHERFGRQTKVSRFVREMEQTPPSSEP, encoded by the coding sequence TTGCGTGTTGCACAAATTGACGACCAGATCATCTGCTTGCGCGAAGATGCCTATCAACATATTCCGGAGTGGCGAATTCTGGCTGCACAAGGAAAAGTGATCTGCCCGAAATGCCGTGACAGGCTCTCCCTCGTCGCCGGAATCAGTGACGAGCCGCGCTTTATCCATCACCAGCGGTCCCATGCTAATTGTCAGGCCGAGCTGGTAGAGGAAGAATCGCTGGATCGCAGCTACGGCACCCCGGCTGATCAATCTTTGTCGCAAACGGAGACAGCAGCCGCTGCTGAGACGGAGGACGCCCCTCTTCTTGCCGAAAACGATGCCATCTCGGTTAGAAGCCGGTTCCAGCTGCCAAAAAACCGGGTGATCCACACCGAGCCAGCCGTTTCAGCGACTGCGGACAGGGCAGATCAGGCGAAGCGGTTCCGCCGCCGGCTCTCCCCCCGTACCGGGGTGGTCGCTCTTACCAACAAGCTGGACGATACATTTCATCCCCAACAGCGCCAGGCGATCACAACCACCGAGGGGCCTCTGCTGATTCTGGCAGGGGCGGGAAGCGGCAAAACCCGGGTGATGACCGCGCGAACAGCCCATCTGATCCAGCATAAGGGCATCGATCCGCGTTCGATCATGGTCGTCACCTTTACAACCAAAGCAGCGGACGAGATTCGCCGGCGGCTGGCTGAAAAGCTCTCGGTACAGCAAGCAAAAGCACTGGTTGCCGGTACGTTTCACGGGTTGTTTTATCGGATGCTGCTGCATCATGATCCCCGCTCCTGGGACCAACGTCGGCTGCTCAAGCAGGATTGGCAGAAGGCACGACTGCTGCGAGAAAGCGGTTTGCTCTCCTCATCCGACACGATTATGAGTGAAGCCGAAGTGCTGGCAGCGTTGGCTGTAATCAGCCGCTGGAAAAATGAGTGCATTCTGCCGGACAGCCTGGGGAGCCTTTCACCTGTCAGCGATGAGGAAGCGCGTGCTCGCGACTTGTACCCGCTGTATGCACAGGCAAAACAGCGCAGCGGCTGGTTTGACTTTGACGACATGCTGCTTGGCTGTTATCATCTGCTGCGGGACCACCCGGCGATTCGCAACCAGTACCAACAACGGATCGCCTACATCATGATCGACGAATTCCAGGATATCAATCGGGTGCAGTACGAGACGGTCAAGCTGCTGGCCAGTCCGCAGAACAACCTGTGTGTGATCGGTGACGACGATCAATCGATTTACGGCTTTCGCGGCAGCGACCCACAGTATATCCTGGGTTTTACCCGCGATTACCCGGAAGCCAAAACGATCACGCTGGAAGTGAATTACCGCTCTCGTTCCCTGATCGTCAGTCTGGGCTACTCGCTCATCGGCAACAACCGCACCCGCTGGAAAAAAGAATTGCAGGGATATCACCAGGAAGAAGGAAACTGCATCCTTTTTCAACCGGAGGACGAGGAGGAACAAGCTGCCCGCATCGTTGACGAAATCAGTTCGCTTGCCCAAAAGGGTGTGCCGCTTGAGGAGATAGCTATCCTGTTTCGCACCTATGATTCGAGCCGTCCTCTCTTGGAACGCTTGATGCAAGCGGAGATTCCGGTCTCTTTTATCCGGGAGGGAGAGCCGTTTTATCAGCGTCAGGCAGTCCGCTGGGCACTCGGCTATCTGCGCTTAGCACTGGATCACGATGACCAGGACGCACTGCGAGAGATTCTCCAGACCCTGTACATCTCCGCTGATCAATGGAACCTGATCCGCAGCCAGGCCATCCTCCATGATACATCTCTGCTGGATGTACTGCCGACGTTGCAGCACTTGAAACCATACCAGCGCAAGCAGTTGGAACGAGTGGTCTCTGTCCTGCACCAACTGCCTGCCCTCTCCCCCAAGCAGGCGTTGGAACTGGTATACGAGGACCTGAAGCTTCGTGAGTACGTGAAAAAAAGAGCCAAGGATCGTGCTGCGGGGGAAGATGCTCGGGCGGTGGATGAACTGCGCCAACTGTTGTCAGCCGCAAAGCGACACGCCACACTTGGCGCCTTTCTTCGCCACCTGGAACAGATGGCCAAGTGGGAAAAAGAGCTGCCCGCCTCCTATGGGAATTCTGCCCAGGTGCAGGCTGTCCAATTGATCAGCATTCATCGGGCCAAAGGACTTGAGTTTGACAATGTCTTTCTGCTCGATCTGGTGGAAGGTGTGCTCCCCCACGAATACGCGATCGACCAACTGCGCAGCGGCAATCCGGACGCACTCGAGGAGGAACGACGGCTGTTGTACGTAGCGATTACCCGTGCCCGCCACAATCTCTACCTGGGCGTTCCCCACGAGCGATTCGGCCGTCAGACCAAGGTATCGCGATTCGTTAGAGAGATGGAACAAACGCCTCCATCATCTGAGCCATGA
- the fabI gene encoding enoyl-ACP reductase FabI → MNTLMKGKNILIMGVANHRSIAWGIAQSLSRAGANLIFTYQGERLRDKVAELAATLDQPEQILIPCDVTKDEDIVQAFGEIKEKVGVLHGVAHCIAFAKTEELEGEFVNTSRDGYALAQDISAYSLVAVAREARQLMTEGGSIVTLTYLGGERVVPNYNVMGVAKAALDASMRYLASDLGKDQIRVNAISAGPIRTLAAKGVRNFNSMLKEIEEKAPLRRTVDQSEVGDTALFLFSQLSRGITGEIIHVDAGYSIMGR, encoded by the coding sequence ATGAATACCTTGATGAAAGGGAAAAACATTTTAATTATGGGTGTTGCCAACCACCGCAGCATCGCATGGGGAATTGCGCAATCGCTGTCCAGAGCGGGCGCCAATCTGATTTTCACTTATCAAGGAGAGCGGCTGCGCGACAAAGTAGCCGAGTTGGCTGCGACCTTGGACCAGCCGGAACAGATCCTGATCCCTTGTGATGTAACCAAAGATGAGGATATTGTCCAGGCATTTGGCGAGATCAAAGAAAAAGTGGGCGTCCTGCACGGTGTCGCCCATTGCATTGCCTTTGCCAAGACAGAAGAGCTGGAGGGCGAATTCGTCAACACGTCGCGGGACGGTTACGCACTGGCTCAGGACATCAGCGCCTATTCGCTGGTGGCGGTCGCCAGAGAAGCTCGCCAGTTGATGACGGAGGGCGGCAGCATCGTCACCCTTACCTATCTGGGAGGAGAGCGAGTGGTGCCCAACTACAACGTGATGGGAGTGGCAAAGGCAGCACTTGACGCCAGTATGCGCTATCTGGCCAGCGATCTGGGCAAAGATCAGATCCGGGTGAATGCCATATCGGCCGGACCGATTCGCACGTTGGCAGCTAAAGGCGTGCGCAACTTTAACAGCATGCTGAAGGAAATCGAGGAAAAAGCGCCGCTCCGTCGCACGGTTGATCAGTCTGAAGTAGGCGATACTGCACTCTTTTTGTTCAGTCAACTGTCGCGGGGCATTACTGGTGAGATTATTCATGTTGATGCCGGCTACAGCATCATGGGTCGCTAA
- a CDS encoding hemolysin family protein → MEIIANLLLVMFLVFLNGFFVAAEFSLVKVRQTRLAQLVSEGNRRARYAQKVTDQLDAYLSACQLGITLASLGLGWIGEPAIAKLIVEPLLGNFQLDSTVIHTISFAIAFGTITFLHIVIGELGPKSIAIQKAEDTSLWVAAPLMFFHKLSYPAIWLLNGAANMMLRRLGIQPAKEHELAHTEEEIRLLVTQSHKSGHIDQTELVLVDNVFDFSERLAREIMIPRIDIVCLYENNSYQDNLDIIRDSRHSRYPVALGDKDRITGFVHASDFYLSALTNGEVDVKRILRPVLTVPESMEVSHVLRLMQKRRSQLAIVIDEYGGTAGLLTMEDILEEIVGDIQDEFDENVRPDIEESSNNVLSVSGKTLLNELSDYIPIEIHSDEVDTIAGWLYSQLNEEVAEGKSVRYENYQFTITELENHRINRVGITSIEPEDQSKDEEDILMQA, encoded by the coding sequence ATGGAGATTATTGCAAATCTGCTGCTGGTGATGTTCCTCGTGTTTTTAAACGGGTTCTTCGTCGCGGCAGAGTTCTCGCTGGTCAAAGTACGTCAAACCCGTCTGGCCCAATTGGTGAGCGAAGGAAACCGCAGAGCAAGGTATGCCCAAAAAGTGACAGACCAACTGGACGCGTATTTGTCAGCCTGTCAATTGGGGATTACCCTCGCATCACTTGGTTTGGGTTGGATCGGTGAGCCGGCGATCGCTAAACTCATTGTTGAACCGCTTTTAGGGAACTTTCAACTTGATTCGACCGTCATCCACACCATCTCATTCGCCATCGCCTTTGGTACGATCACGTTTTTGCACATCGTCATCGGTGAGCTGGGTCCGAAATCAATCGCGATCCAAAAGGCGGAAGATACCTCGCTGTGGGTTGCGGCACCGCTGATGTTTTTCCATAAACTGAGCTATCCGGCCATCTGGCTGTTAAACGGAGCGGCCAACATGATGCTGCGCCGTCTGGGCATCCAACCGGCCAAGGAGCATGAATTGGCTCATACCGAAGAGGAGATTCGTCTGCTGGTGACGCAAAGCCACAAAAGCGGACATATCGACCAGACGGAACTGGTGCTGGTGGACAACGTATTCGATTTTTCGGAACGACTCGCCCGCGAGATCATGATTCCGCGGATCGATATCGTTTGTCTATATGAAAACAACAGCTACCAAGATAACTTGGATATTATTCGCGATTCACGCCACTCTCGTTATCCCGTGGCATTGGGTGATAAAGACCGCATTACCGGCTTTGTGCACGCTTCCGACTTTTATTTGTCGGCCCTGACCAACGGTGAGGTTGACGTGAAGCGCATTTTGCGACCTGTCTTGACGGTGCCTGAGTCGATGGAAGTGAGTCATGTTCTGCGCTTGATGCAAAAGCGTCGCTCACAGCTCGCCATCGTCATCGATGAATACGGCGGTACTGCAGGGCTGCTCACGATGGAAGATATCCTGGAGGAGATTGTCGGCGATATTCAGGATGAATTCGATGAAAATGTACGCCCGGATATAGAAGAAAGCTCCAACAATGTTTTGTCTGTGTCAGGGAAAACGCTGCTGAACGAGCTGAGTGACTATATCCCGATTGAGATACACTCGGATGAAGTAGATACGATCGCCGGTTGGCTCTACAGTCAGTTAAACGAAGAAGTGGCAGAAGGCAAATCGGTACGATACGAAAATTACCAGTTCACCATCACCGAACTGGAAAATCACCGGATCAACCGGGTCGGTATCACGTCGATCGAACCGGAAGATCAGTCTAAAGACGAAGAAGATATCTTGATGCAAGCATAG
- a CDS encoding ZIP family metal transporter: MGSANLSMPFFLLLAALASWAGGLMLVIRSNWSAHTLYAMVSVGAGLLTALTTLDLLPRSIGHGHSAYMAVVLLGFLLLFATDALLHQNQPQQVRVAGLMAGFLIHSFLEGVSLVASFRVDPSLGVTLLAAMILHKLPDGITVASLLLVSTNNKIKALLGTGALGMATLVGAWGMIAAGTWITPERLQIVLALTTGIFLYVSLSHLVPFVLQSGQPRLHLFFVGGVLLYMLLSLVLRFHPHV; the protein is encoded by the coding sequence ATGGGGTCAGCAAACCTTTCCATGCCGTTTTTCCTCCTGTTGGCTGCTCTTGCCAGCTGGGCTGGCGGGCTGATGCTGGTGATCCGCTCCAATTGGTCGGCGCACACCCTGTACGCGATGGTGAGCGTCGGAGCAGGTCTCTTAACAGCGTTGACCACACTTGATCTGCTGCCCCGCAGTATTGGGCATGGACACTCTGCTTACATGGCTGTTGTGCTGTTGGGCTTTCTGCTGTTGTTTGCTACAGATGCGCTGCTTCATCAGAATCAGCCGCAGCAGGTTCGGGTAGCCGGTCTGATGGCAGGTTTTTTGATTCATTCCTTTTTAGAGGGAGTGTCGCTGGTTGCCAGTTTTCGTGTCGATCCCTCGTTGGGAGTAACCCTGCTTGCTGCGATGATTCTGCATAAACTGCCTGACGGGATCACGGTTGCTTCCCTGCTGCTGGTGTCAACCAACAACAAAATCAAGGCGCTGTTGGGTACCGGGGCACTTGGCATGGCCACCCTTGTCGGAGCGTGGGGTATGATCGCGGCAGGAACGTGGATCACACCTGAGCGGCTGCAGATCGTGCTCGCGCTGACAACCGGCATCTTCCTATACGTATCGTTAAGTCATCTGGTGCCGTTTGTCCTGCAGAGCGGACAGCCCCGGCTTCATCTCTTCTTTGTCGGAGGGGTTCTCCTGTACATGCTGCTTTCGTTGGTGCTTCGCTTCCATCCACATGTATAA
- a CDS encoding peptidoglycan D,D-transpeptidase FtsI family protein, producing the protein MVNQEIKEKERAKTAVRLNIVLLLVFLAFSLIILRLANIQIFEGSEYAKVTAERSYQTEPIPAARGNIYDRNGRLIAHNRASFVAVFRESEEMSKADYLLLAEKLEPVLSGMDKATLLKRMDVGYAYEEGQLVETARLTPKYVEKELKRDLSSQEIAYLAEHRSELPGVSAVTRPVRVYDSEQVAVQAVGYVRPFYVADQLGLDFYHEQKETYLPNQMVGLDGVERSYEEELRGENGYRLYLVGADQTALQQVKEVPPKRGNDVYLTIDERVQLQVRDYIKEFLPQLRRTIPDAANAKGAYAVAMEVETGKVVAMVSYPEYDPNVWVDGPDQATYEQIQYAVTNGTIREAPYDVRPKTGQAAVEENYKHPKSIVPAGSVVKPLTVMLGLSEQLITPDDRWMDSGVYHYGKGSDRIRNDGGHAYGLLSPERAIQKSSNTYMARIGERLADREGDKASAVLQSYYHAFGLGVRTGIDLPGESDGTEDFLVMDEQYGPLAAMVQASFGQQVRTTAIQLAQYVATVANKGKRLKPQIVDRLADEHGETVRDFQPEVINTIEQPDRYWDILHEGMVLVTRPGGTAVNAFAGLPYQVAAKTGTSEQDIYVPESYHDEKTGKEKTRWRKYGRITNGVIMSFAPADDPKLAVAVIVPEGGYGGRSAAVITRAIYEAYDKHIGLRSED; encoded by the coding sequence ATGGTGAATCAAGAGATAAAGGAGAAAGAGAGAGCGAAGACGGCTGTCCGCTTGAACATCGTGCTGCTGCTGGTGTTTTTGGCGTTTTCACTGATTATCCTGCGGCTGGCCAACATCCAAATCTTCGAAGGAAGTGAGTATGCCAAGGTAACCGCGGAGAGATCCTACCAGACCGAACCGATTCCGGCTGCCAGAGGCAACATCTACGACCGGAACGGCCGCCTGATCGCCCACAATCGCGCATCTTTTGTCGCTGTGTTCCGAGAAAGTGAGGAGATGAGCAAAGCGGATTACCTCCTCCTGGCCGAGAAGCTGGAACCTGTTCTGAGCGGCATGGATAAGGCTACGTTGTTGAAACGAATGGATGTCGGCTACGCATACGAAGAGGGACAGCTAGTAGAGACGGCCAGACTCACACCGAAGTATGTGGAAAAAGAGTTGAAGCGAGATCTTTCCTCTCAGGAAATCGCTTATCTGGCCGAGCATCGCAGTGAACTGCCGGGTGTCAGTGCTGTGACCAGACCGGTACGAGTGTACGATTCCGAGCAGGTAGCCGTACAGGCTGTGGGATATGTGCGTCCTTTTTACGTCGCAGACCAACTTGGCCTCGACTTTTACCACGAGCAAAAAGAAACGTATTTGCCCAATCAGATGGTCGGCCTGGACGGCGTGGAACGGAGCTACGAGGAAGAACTGCGAGGAGAAAATGGGTATCGGCTTTATCTGGTGGGGGCGGATCAAACGGCTCTCCAACAGGTAAAAGAGGTACCTCCCAAGCGAGGAAATGATGTGTATCTAACCATTGACGAGCGTGTACAGCTTCAGGTGCGGGACTATATCAAAGAGTTCCTGCCACAACTGCGGCGTACGATTCCAGATGCAGCCAATGCGAAAGGGGCGTACGCGGTGGCCATGGAAGTGGAAACAGGGAAAGTGGTGGCCATGGTCAGCTACCCCGAGTACGATCCTAATGTTTGGGTTGACGGCCCGGATCAGGCCACCTATGAACAGATCCAATACGCCGTAACCAATGGCACGATCAGAGAAGCACCATACGATGTTCGACCCAAGACGGGTCAAGCAGCCGTCGAGGAGAATTACAAGCATCCCAAATCGATTGTGCCTGCCGGTTCAGTAGTCAAACCGCTAACCGTCATGTTGGGATTGAGCGAGCAGTTGATCACTCCTGACGACAGGTGGATGGATTCAGGAGTGTATCACTATGGCAAGGGATCAGACCGCATACGCAACGATGGCGGCCATGCATACGGGCTGCTCAGTCCGGAGAGGGCGATCCAAAAGTCGTCCAACACCTATATGGCCCGGATCGGCGAACGGCTGGCTGATCGGGAAGGAGACAAAGCATCTGCCGTGCTCCAGAGCTACTATCATGCATTTGGTCTTGGCGTGCGTACCGGGATTGATCTTCCTGGAGAGAGTGATGGCACGGAGGATTTCCTGGTGATGGATGAGCAGTACGGTCCACTGGCTGCCATGGTCCAGGCATCATTCGGCCAGCAGGTGCGAACGACCGCCATTCAGCTCGCCCAGTATGTAGCTACGGTCGCCAATAAAGGGAAGCGGTTAAAGCCGCAGATCGTCGATCGCCTGGCCGACGAGCATGGTGAGACGGTGCGGGATTTTCAACCGGAGGTAATCAATACGATAGAGCAGCCTGATCGCTACTGGGATATTCTGCATGAGGGCATGGTGCTGGTGACACGTCCAGGTGGTACGGCGGTCAACGCGTTTGCCGGACTCCCCTACCAAGTAGCAGCCAAGACAGGTACTTCTGAACAGGATATCTACGTTCCAGAGTCCTATCACGATGAGAAAACAGGGAAAGAGAAGACCAGGTGGCGGAAATACGGGCGGATCACCAACGGCGTGATCATGTCTTTTGCACCTGCGGACGACCCGAAACTGGCCGTTGCGGTGATCGTTCCCGAAGGAGGCTATGGCGGTCGGTCAGCTGCCGTCATTACCCGGGCAATTTATGAGGCATACGATAAACACATTGGGCTTCGTTCCGAAGATTGA
- a CDS encoding FHA domain-containing protein yields the protein MEKGVYLVIEKGDPGQDRSVIYLTRQEYRIGRSWQHNQPEIAFSSQFISRQHAVISRLGNEYQITDLRSKHGTEVNGVALSDTPRLLQDGDRITLAKGAVVLSFNNLLTTSSGESGITQEMKLPPAVVEQEWPAAWLVIHLERREILLDGMPLYLSGKDMDLLLLLYQRANQAVDYEEIKCQIWPERAADPNVPIPDVGKDEISALVYRLRKKLGQHGQRIRTIPRYGYMLDL from the coding sequence ATGGAAAAAGGGGTATATCTGGTGATCGAAAAAGGTGATCCGGGACAGGATCGCAGCGTGATCTACCTGACCCGGCAAGAGTACCGGATCGGGAGAAGCTGGCAGCACAATCAACCGGAAATCGCCTTTTCCAGCCAGTTTATTTCCAGACAACATGCGGTTATCAGCCGTCTGGGAAATGAGTACCAGATTACCGATTTGCGGAGCAAACACGGTACGGAAGTGAACGGCGTCGCCTTGTCCGACACCCCCCGCTTGCTGCAAGACGGGGATCGGATTACGCTGGCCAAGGGAGCAGTCGTGCTTTCCTTCAACAATCTTCTGACCACTTCCTCCGGTGAATCGGGCATTACTCAAGAGATGAAGCTTCCTCCTGCTGTGGTGGAACAGGAATGGCCTGCTGCCTGGCTGGTCATTCATCTGGAGCGGCGGGAGATCCTGCTCGACGGGATGCCCTTGTATCTGTCGGGAAAAGATATGGATTTGCTGCTCCTGTTGTATCAACGGGCCAACCAAGCGGTCGACTATGAAGAAATCAAGTGCCAGATCTGGCCAGAGCGGGCTGCCGATCCAAACGTCCCGATCCCTGACGTTGGGAAAGACGAAATCAGTGCGCTCGTCTACCGTCTGCGCAAAAAACTGGGCCAACATGGCCAACGAATCAGGACCATACCTAGATACGGGTACATGCTCGATTTGTAA
- a CDS encoding MerR family transcriptional regulator, protein MSLDVQVWMASKEVAERLGVQVRTLRNWLEMFVPVTERQKNAQGHYMISEQGYLLLKEVKERKDGGNASLLDIKQELIAEGLLSEDKLSLEETAAASAEGAPQADVHHPSLVTAFREVEVAVQDTLCRFQMELAQLSTLQQTQTTILKKIADIEEMQESLRLELRRVTFEMDLMQQRLTKRKHRQDRYQSRFSLNPLRWFGSNERATQ, encoded by the coding sequence ATGAGTCTCGACGTACAAGTCTGGATGGCTTCCAAAGAAGTGGCAGAACGCTTGGGTGTACAAGTCCGTACCCTCCGTAACTGGTTGGAGATGTTTGTCCCGGTAACAGAGCGGCAAAAAAATGCACAGGGACACTACATGATCAGCGAACAAGGATACCTCCTGCTAAAAGAAGTGAAGGAGCGCAAAGATGGGGGGAATGCCTCCTTGCTCGATATCAAGCAGGAGCTAATCGCAGAGGGATTGCTATCGGAGGACAAGCTGTCACTGGAAGAAACAGCGGCGGCATCTGCGGAAGGAGCGCCACAGGCAGACGTCCATCATCCCTCGCTTGTAACCGCTTTTCGTGAGGTGGAAGTAGCTGTACAAGATACGCTCTGCCGTTTTCAAATGGAGCTGGCTCAACTGTCTACACTGCAGCAGACACAGACGACCATCCTCAAAAAAATCGCCGATATTGAAGAAATGCAGGAATCGCTCCGCTTGGAACTACGCCGTGTGACTTTTGAAATGGATCTGATGCAGCAGCGGCTCACCAAGCGCAAACACCGCCAAGATCGATATCAATCCCGCTTCTCCCTTAATCCGCTGCGCTGGTTTGGCAGTAATGAGCGGGCTACACAGTAA
- a CDS encoding penicillin-binding transpeptidase domain-containing protein, whose translation MKKVLCLIGLLLTSLVAGCSEEIPSAQEQFEQYLTDWEKMRFAEMYEQLTEESKQQITEEQFIERYQNIYGGIVARDLKITAAFRQGEAETASEEDVVRIQYLVKMNTFVGPLTFTDRAMVKKEKRDGREGWYVDWKPTMILPGLEGDDKVRVETLEPTRGSILDRNGRPLATYQQAIKVGVKPQDYQQNSPEEQEAIARLAGVTTEQIKKAINEPWVKPEHFVEIATLPKDDQRLHLLQERKGVILRTEQVRSYPYGEAAAHLIGYIGPINAEELEILRPKGYQPSDVVGKRGLEQIMEEELRGSPGGRIHIIDSLGRFKKVLREQLPVNGKTITLTIDAELQQNIFEQVKHDAGTAAAIDPRTGDVLALVSSPSYDPNAFIRGVSPEQWKEWQEDPNRPLLNRFSQAYAPGSTFKAITAAIGLNAKEITPDQKRKITGLTWRKDRSWGNYYVTRVTDPHQPVTLKTALIYSDNIYFAQSALDIGSETFVQEARRFGLGEKLPFVYPLETSQNANDGINSEIQLADSGYGQGEVTMTPLHLALAYSAFANEGSIVKPRLLADEENSSRYWKQDVIPSDVAERVKNYLIEVMEHPRGTGRAAKPPGIRLAGKTGTAELKQRKGEAGQENGWYVVFNTDSPRLLVAMMIEDVRGRGGSHYLDKKIKQIFTQSLQ comes from the coding sequence ATGAAGAAGGTACTATGTCTGATCGGACTGCTGCTGACGAGTTTGGTGGCGGGCTGCAGCGAAGAGATACCTTCTGCCCAAGAGCAATTCGAGCAGTACCTGACCGACTGGGAGAAGATGCGGTTTGCAGAGATGTACGAGCAGCTAACCGAGGAGTCTAAGCAGCAGATTACGGAGGAGCAATTCATCGAACGGTATCAGAACATATACGGAGGAATTGTTGCCCGCGACCTGAAGATCACGGCAGCTTTCCGGCAGGGAGAGGCAGAGACAGCGTCTGAAGAAGACGTCGTGCGGATTCAGTATCTGGTCAAAATGAACACCTTTGTCGGGCCGCTTACCTTTACGGACCGGGCCATGGTTAAAAAAGAAAAGCGGGATGGCCGGGAAGGCTGGTATGTCGACTGGAAGCCGACGATGATCTTGCCTGGTCTGGAGGGTGACGACAAGGTCCGCGTAGAGACCCTGGAGCCGACTCGCGGCAGCATCCTTGACCGGAATGGTCGGCCGCTGGCAACGTATCAGCAGGCGATCAAGGTCGGGGTAAAACCGCAGGATTATCAGCAAAACTCGCCGGAAGAGCAAGAAGCGATCGCCCGCTTGGCCGGAGTAACCACAGAGCAGATCAAGAAAGCAATAAACGAGCCATGGGTAAAGCCCGAACATTTTGTCGAGATTGCCACACTGCCGAAAGACGATCAGCGGCTCCATTTATTACAAGAGCGAAAAGGGGTAATCCTCCGCACGGAGCAGGTGCGATCTTATCCATATGGGGAGGCAGCCGCCCATCTGATCGGCTATATCGGCCCCATCAACGCGGAAGAGCTGGAGATTCTCCGCCCAAAAGGCTACCAGCCAAGTGATGTAGTGGGCAAGCGTGGACTGGAACAAATCATGGAAGAGGAACTGCGGGGAAGCCCCGGCGGTCGCATTCATATAATAGATTCCCTGGGCAGATTCAAAAAAGTACTTCGGGAACAACTGCCGGTCAACGGGAAGACGATCACCCTGACGATTGATGCCGAGTTGCAGCAAAACATCTTTGAGCAGGTTAAACATGATGCCGGTACGGCAGCCGCAATCGATCCTCGCACAGGCGATGTGCTTGCCTTGGTCAGTTCGCCTTCTTATGACCCCAATGCCTTTATTCGGGGAGTCAGCCCGGAACAGTGGAAAGAATGGCAGGAAGACCCCAACAGACCGCTGCTTAACCGCTTCAGCCAAGCGTATGCACCTGGCTCCACCTTTAAAGCGATTACGGCGGCAATCGGGCTGAATGCAAAGGAGATCACACCAGACCAAAAGCGGAAGATTACCGGTCTTACGTGGCGCAAAGATCGTTCGTGGGGGAACTACTACGTGACACGGGTAACCGATCCGCATCAACCGGTCACACTGAAGACGGCACTCATCTATTCCGACAACATCTATTTTGCGCAGTCGGCTCTGGATATTGGCAGCGAGACGTTTGTACAGGAAGCCAGACGGTTCGGGTTGGGTGAAAAGCTCCCGTTTGTCTATCCGCTGGAAACATCGCAAAACGCCAACGACGGGATCAATAGCGAGATCCAACTGGCTGATTCCGGCTATGGTCAAGGAGAAGTGACGATGACACCTCTGCACCTGGCTCTGGCCTATTCCGCTTTTGCCAACGAGGGGAGCATAGTCAAGCCGCGGCTGCTTGCCGATGAGGAAAATTCATCCAGATATTGGAAACAGGACGTAATCCCGTCCGATGTCGCAGAACGAGTGAAAAACTACCTGATCGAGGTCATGGAACATCCTCGCGGTACAGGGCGGGCTGCCAAACCCCCCGGTATCCGACTCGCTGGTAAGACAGGCACGGCAGAACTAAAGCAGCGCAAGGGAGAAGCAGGGCAGGAAAATGGCTGGTATGTCGTGTTTAACACTGACTCGCCGCGTCTGTTGGTGGCGATGATGATCGAAGACGTACGGGGACGCGGCGGTAGTCATTATCTGGATAAAAAGATAAAGCAGATTTTTACACAATCACTGCAATAA